The segment GATAACCTGCTCCACAGCACTTCATGCTTTGTTAAACGGTATCGCCTGGCTGCAGGCCGGCATGGCAGACAGCTTTTTGGTAGGCGGAAGTGAAGCGCCTTTAACGCCGTTTACGATTGCTCAAATGCAGGCATTAAAGATTTATGCTAAGACGAATGATGAATTCCCATGTAAAGCTTTAGATTTGGATAAAATCAAAAATTCAATGGTGTTGGGCGAAGGCGCAGCAATGGCGTGTTTGGAAATTGGCGTGCACAATAATGCCCTGGGTTACGTTACCGGATTTGGTTATGCCACCGACGATTTACAACACAGCATATCAATTACAGATGAAGCGGAATGCTTTCAGAAATCGATGAAAATGGCGTTGCAAAATGTATCCTTAGACGAGGTTGATGTTGTAGTGATGCACGCGCCGGGAACTTTAAAAGGCGACAAATCAGAATACAAAGCGATACAAAAAGTCTTCGGGAAAACACTTCCGATGCTGACGACCAACAAATGGAAAGTTGGCCACACTTTTGGCGCTTCGGGAATGCTGAATATTGAATTGGCGCTTTTGATGATGCAACACCAAGAGTTTATTGGCGTTCCATTTGTTACGGAACAAAATCCGCGTAAAGCGATTCGAAACGTATTGATAAATTCGGTTGGATTTGGGGGTAATGCGGTGAGTATTTTGTTAAGTAAGTTATGAGTTATAAGTTATGAATTATAAGTTAAAAAGCTTTGTGAAATCTATATCTTCACTTATAAGTTGTAGTTTTCGATAAAACCCAACTCATAACTCATAACTTATAATTCATAACTATTTCTCAAACTCCTTCAATTTCCCATAAACCAAATTACTTTCCCAACCTTTACGCAGCAAGTAATCACAAAACTTTTTTTTCTTTTTCTGAACATTGGTTTCTCTGATGGTTTCCCAATGCCTTTCGGCTAGTTTGTCAAACGTATCCTGGTATTCTTCCTCTGTGATTTCGGTTAAAGCGCATTTGATATTGGGTGCAGAAATATGTCGCTGTTTGAGTTCGTTAACAATGCGGTTTTTGCCCCACCCTTTGATACGGTGTTTTCCGCGTGCAAAACTTCGGGCGAAGCGTTCTTCGTTTAGAAAATTATGCTGGATTAAATGAACAACAATAGCATCCGTTTCATGGGATTTCATTCCCAAATCGCCGGCTTTCTGAACCACTTCCTGATGACAGCGTTCCTGATAAGAACAATAATATTCCAGCTTGAGTTGGGCTTCCTTTAACGTTAGTGCTTCGTTCATTTTTTGGGTTCAAATTTCAAAAACAAAGTTAGGGAATTGTTCGAAACCAAACGGTCTTTAGGATTAAACGCACGAAAAACAATCAAAAAAATCCGCAATTATTCCCGATAACGCATATAAAAACACTGTTTTATAAGTTATTAATAGAAAATGTTCATAAACATAGCGATTTATTGATAATTTATTAATCCAAACTGCTTGTATTTTAGTAATTTAGATGTAGATTTGTTGTCCCATTTTCTACTCAATACAGCTTGACCCTTTTTTGTGCGTACAAAAGAGACGCTATTGCTTTGGAAATAAATACGATATATCATAATTATGAATTATAAAAAATTACTTGTTGCTTTTGTTTTCTTAGCATTTCTTCCATTGACTTCTTATGGGCAGACGTTTTATACAATGTCATCTGGAAATTACACTCAAGATTTTGCCAACATAAGCGGATGGACAAACAATTATGCTTCGGGAACAGGTGCTGCAAATTGGAGAGTAGCATCAAGTGTAGCTACATCAACCGTTAGCACAACCACAGTTTTTTCATCTGGGACCTCTGGTGGTGTTCAGATAGGAACCACGAGTATGGTGATTTTAGCTACAGGAAATTTATCAACTGCTACAGATTTATTGTTGGATTTCACTGGACGCACAGCAGGAACAATTTCATTAGATTGGTTAAAAGTAACTAACACAGTAAATGCGTCTCCTAAAAGTTCCGATTTAAAAATTCAATATAGTGTTGATAACGGTGTAACTTTTGCAGATTTAACAGGATATACGATTCCAAGAATAAATAATAATGCAACTGGAGAATCTGGTAGTTTGTCTTCAATAACTTTACCTGCAGCTCTTGATAATAAATCCCAAGTCGTTATAAGATTATACGTTTGGAATAATGGTCAAACAGGAGGTTCTGGTAATAGGCCTAAGTATAATATTGATAACATTAATGTAACATCAACCGGCTCATGCACAGCTCCAACAACTCAAGCATCTAATATTACTTTTAGTAATGTTGCTGCAACTACCATGGATGTTAACTGGACCAACGGTAACGGTGCGGGAAGAGTGGTAAAAATGAATACTTCAAATAGTTTTACTGCACCAACAAATGGTTCTGTTCCTTCCGCTTCTACAACTTATGGCTCAGGAGAGCAAGTAGTTTATGCAGGAACTGGTAGTGGCGCCATAAGTATTTCGGGTCTTGCTGCTTCTACAACCTACTGGTACAGAGTTTATGAATATTGTACAACGGGTAATATATATCAAACCGCAACCGCAACAAATAATCCACTTAGTCAGGCTACAACTTCGCCAACTCCGGCAGTAACTTTAGCGAATAATGGTACGCAAATAACGGCAGCCAATGTGCCTCAGGGAACAACGAATCATATTCTTTCCAGTTTTCAGCTTACAGTGGCGAATGCTACGACCAACCTAACTCAAGCTAGTTTTTTAGCTTTGGGGAATTATCAGGCAGCTGATATTAATGGTGCTGGTTTTACACTTTGGTATAAGTCAACTAATAATTTTGGCACAGCTGCTACATTAGGAACTGCCTTGAGTTCTACATCAACTGGAAGTGGAGATGTTTTAACTTTCACTGGGTTTTCGCAAGCATTAGCAGTTGGAACAAGTTATTTTTGGGTAACCGCTAATATTTCATCAACCGCCACAACAACACGATATATCAATATTGACACAATTGCCAATGCGGACTTGATATTTAGTTCGGGAACAAAATCAGGAAGTGCTTCTGCAGCGGGGAATCAAACTATTACGCCTTTAACTAAAACAACTATTGCCGACGGAGACTGGGCAAATGCTGCTATATGGTCACCGGCAGGTGTTCCGACCTCGTCTCAAAATGTTGTAATAAATCATATTGTAACCTCAATTGCAGTAATAACAAGAGATTCAGGAACCACTACAACCATTAACGCAAACAAGTCTTTGGCAGTAAGTGCTACCTATACGAATAATGGAACAACAACTGTAAACGGAACGTTTCAGTTAGACTCAGGAGGTTGGGCAACAGGATCTAATTTCACTTATGGTGTGAGCGGGACTTTAGTTTTCAATAGTTCTACTAATTACGGAGTAAACAGCACAGATGTTTTTTGGCCAAGCAGCAACTCCCCATTTAATGTTACGATTCTTCAGGGAGGTATGACCATGAATGCCACTACCATTAGAAGTGTGGCAGGAACCTTTAGTGTAGGAGGTGCGGGAGTGACGATTACATCCCCTTCGACGCTTACTATTACAGGAACGTGTCTCATTAATGCAGGAGGATTTTTTAATAACTCACCTATTTATGGTGCTTCTTCATTGTTGAAATACAACAGTACAGGAACCTATAGAAGAGGCTTTGAATGGCTGGCTAACGGTGTAGGTACGATTGGAACTACAGCGGGTTATCCAAACAACGTTCAGCTAAGCAACAATACTACTCTTGATTATAACAATGGGAATCCGGCTAATAAGGCTATGAATGGTAGTTTGACTATTGATGCAGGTTCTACGTTTACCATGGCTGATACCACTATGGGAGCGCCAAGCGCAGGAACATTAACCATTGCCGGTTCGGTAACCAATAACGGTACTTTTACTTTTGCCGATGTGGCGACACCGGTTGTCGTTGCCGGAAACTACACCAATGCAGGAGCTACGACAATGGGAGCTGTAGCCGCGACAGAACTAAGAATTACAGGAAATTTTATTAATTCAGGGACTACAACTTTAGGTACTTTTTCAGGGTCAGACTTGAGAGTAGGAGGAGATTTTACAAACAGCGGTACTTTTACAGCCAATGCAAGAGCCGTTTATTTTACTAAAACAGGAACTCAGTTGGTTACCTCTCCCGGTACATTGACCATTCCCTATTTACGTACAACAGGAACAGGAACTACAGTACAGTTGGCAGTGGGAACCAGTCTTATAATATCAGCACCAAATACAGGTAATGCTATTATTTTTGGAGATTCATCGGATGTCATTGATATTAATGCAGGAAACACACTAACCATCGGAACTGCAGCTACGGCTAATGTTATTAGTGGTTCAGGAAGTTTCAAAGGAAGTGCCACTTCAGACTTAAAGTTGTTTGGAACCGGAAGTGTTGGTACATTGAACTTTACTACTGGTTTTCAAAATTTAGGCACTTTTACTATGGATCGTCAGGCAGCAACAGTTGGTTGTGTATTGGGGACTCCTGTAACCATAAATACTTCTTTGGTGTTAACCAACGGCTTAATTGATTTGGTAGCTAACACTATGACATTAGCTTCTACGTGTAGCAATACTTTTACGGCTACAGGCAATAGTTATGTTATTGCCGATGCTACTGTTGGAGGTGTTTTAAGTAAAGCAATAACCGCAACGAGCACCGTTTATGTTTTTCCGATTGGAGACAAAGTTGCTTCAACGGATGGTTCACAATACTCGCCGGCTTCGGTTAATTTTACGGCAGGTTCTTTTACCACAGCTTTTTTTGGAGTTGCCGTAGAAGACGCTAAACATCCAAACATGACAGCTACAACTAATTTTATTTCAAGATATTGGGCAGTGACTACCTCGGGAACATTTACTACTCCAACCTATACTTTTGGAGGAACCTATCTTCCGGTTGATGTTAATGGAACAGAATCATTAAGTAAGGCCAATCAATGGAATGGGACAATATGGTCAAATGCCGGAGGAAGTATAGGTAGTAATACCTTATCACTTCCGAACTGTTCGAATCTAACGCCACCAAATCATTTCACTGCGGGTCAAAGAGATAAAGATATAAATATAGTTCAGGGAAGTACAACCTATCTAACAACGAGCATCTACAACTTTGGTAGTGTTACGACAGGCTCTCCATTAGATGTAACGTTTACTATTCAAAACTTAGGACAGCAACTATTGACCTTGGGTAGTTCGGGGGGGAATTTGCCAAGTATAACCGGTAATCCACCGTATTCCTTATTAACGCCTTACAGTTATGCTTCTCCAACGATTTTGGGGATGATTAGTACAACACCAAGTACACAAACTTTTGTCATCAGATTTAATCCTGCTACGGCAGGGACATTTACGGGGAGTATTACTATAAAAAGTGATGACCCTGATGAAGGTTCTTATGTTATTAATTTTACAGGAATTGGGATATTGCCAGCGCCGGAGATAAATGTTAAAGGAGTTATAGCATCTAATCCGACGATTGTTTCGGGGGATACTACTCCGGATTCTCTGGACAATACACAGTTTGCGGCTACTAACATTGGTTCAACACAAACTAAAATATTTAGAATAGAAAACATTGGTTACTTAGGTTTAAATGTACCTACTATTACCACATCAAATACAACTGATTTCACGGTAACATCATCGGCACCATATACCAACATTCCTTTTAGTGGAACAAATTATGTAGATTTCACCATTACTTTTAATCCACAGGTTTCGGGTTTAAGAACTTCTACTATATCTATTGCGAATGATGATGCCACTGGCAGCGAAAACCCATATACTTTTGCTGTTGAAGGAAACGGAGTTTGTGTGGCCGCTACTATTTCTTCGGTGACACCGGCTTCAGGGCCAGTAGGAACACATGTTACTATAACTGCAAGCGGTGTAAGTTTAGCAGGCGCTACCGTAACCTTTAATTCAGTTTCCGCTACAGTACTTTCGAGTTCGGCAACCCAATTGGTAGTGGTTGTTCCACCAACGGCAACTACAGGTAATATTAATATTGCCCATGCGGTTTCAGGTTGTGTTACTTCAATTGCTTATACCGTTACTAAAGTTACCGGTACTTGTTCAGGATTGAACGAACTTATTATGACCGAAGTTTATGATAGTACATTAGGTAGTTTAGGATATATAGAAGTTTATAATGGTACAGGTAGCACTATAGATTTAACGCCTTATTTTATAAGAAGGTTTGGAGATGCTGCAGCATTAGTTTCCAACACTTATACCGATTATGCATTTAGCCCGGGAATTACATCGATAGCTACCGGAACAGTAAGATATGGAAGAATAAGCGCAGACACCAATACAGCTTCGCCTAACTTTGATTTTGCACCACTGGCAGGTGGAATTAACGGAGATGATATTTTGTATCTATATCATGGAACCACCATAGTAGATGTGTATGTTGTACCGAATGGAACTGCAGGATATACAGCCAAGCGTAATGTGACCACATCCGGACCAAATACGACTAGCAACCCAAGTGATTGGACTCATACAAACACCCCTTCAATAGCTGATTTAGGAACGTTTGCCTACAGTCCGCCGGCTTCAACTATTCCGTCAACTACCAATCCGGCTGATGTAAGTACATGTCAGTCTACGGCTAGTTTTAGTGTTACCGGAACTCTTGCTCCGGGTCCAGGTGCCTTAACCTATCAATGGTACTATAATTCGGGTGTAGCAGCAACTTGGACAGCACTAGTAGCGGCAAATTCTTTAGCAGGAGTTGTAGCTTCTGGTTTTACATCAAATACCTTAACGCTTGATGGTGCCATAGGAACTTATAATGGCTATCAATTTTATTGCAATGTCATTCAAAATACAACTTGCGGAACTGCATCAAATGCTGCACAATTAGCGGTAAGTGCTTCTACATGGGATGGTACAACCTGGGTTGGCGGAACACCTTCGTTAACGGTTGGTGCAATTATTAATGGTAATTATGATACTTCAGTTAATGGAAATATTGAAGCTTGTAGTGTTGTTGTTAATAATACATTTACACTTTCGGTTAAGGCAAATAACTATGTTTTAATTCAAAACAGCCTAACTGTTAGTACCGGTGGAACAGCAACTTTCGAAAACAATTCGAGTTTAGTTCAAATAAATAATGTTGCCAATTCCGGGAATATAACCTACAAAAGAATTGCGCAACAAAGAAAATCAGATTACGTTTATTGGTCTTCACCAGTTAGCGGATTTAATTTAAGCAGTCATCCATCTGACGGATACAAATTTTTATGGAATACTACGCTTAATAATGCTAATGGTACACAAGGAAACTGGCAAACAGCATCAGGTGTAATGAATGCTGGTCAAGGCTATATAGTGAGCGGACCAAGTACTTTTAATAATACGGCCAATCAAAACTTAGAAGTGCCTTTTTTGGGAGTCCCAAGAAATGGAGATTATTCGGTTACTATATACAGAGGAACTTATACAGGGGCAAATTATACACTTCCTGCGCCTAATAATCATGTAGTTACTAATTTAGATGACAATTGGAATTTATTAGGTAATCCATATCCATCCGCTATAAGTTGCAGAGGCTTTTTAACTAATAATAACACTCCTTTAACTGGAGCATTATATATTTGGACTCATGGTACGCTTCCATCAACTTCTACAAGCAATCCATTTTATAATACGTTCTTTTCTAATTATAATGCGGCTACTGATTATGTGCCTTTTAATTTGACTGGGAATTTAGCGAATCCTAACCCTGATTATTATATTGGAGCAGGACAGGGATTCTTTGTTACTATGAAGGATGGTGCAGCCGGAAGCGCAACCGTTAATTTCGACAATAGTTTGAGAGATAAGACTTATGTGAACGCAACGGGAACTAATTTCTTTAGGACATCACCAGTTTCAACCCACGCCGATATTGAAGGACCTGAATTCAATAGGATTTGGATAGATTTGGTAAAAGATAACCAACCACCGGTTAGAACAATGTTTGGGTATGTAAGTGGCGCCACTATGCAAAGAGACAATTTATATGATGCTATATCAAAAAGAGATGGTTCATTAAAGATATATTCATTACAAAGTGATGAAAGCTTTGTAATACAAGGGCGGTCAATCCCTTTTGAAGAGAATGATATAGTGCCATTAGGAATGGACATCATTCAAAGTGGCGATTATAAAATAGCTTTAGCAATTGTAGACGGAGTGTTTTCTAATGTATCTCAAAATATCTATTTAGAAGATAAGTACTTAAACATCATATATGATTTAAGACAAAACCCATATAGCTTTTCTTCGGTTGCCGGTACATTTGATGATAGATTTGTAATACGCTATACTAATAGCGCTCTTGGCACACCTGATTTCGGAACCACAGACAATAATGTTGTGGTAGCTGCTAACCATGGCGAAATGACCATTAAGTCTTTTGTTGAAAACATACAAGAAGTAACAGTGTATGATATGTTAGGAAGAAAATTATATTTTGCAAAAGCAATAAATAATGCTAACTTCGTAACTTCTAATATTTCAATGAGTTACCAAACATTGATTGTCAAAATTAAGTTGGAAAGCGGCGTGACGATTTCAAGAAAAATTATTCTTTAGGAAAGAGTAATTTATTGTTAGTAAACTATAGATTCTATAAAAGGGGAGTTGAAAATGAATGTATTGAATAAATATAGTTTATCACTTTTTAAAATAATGCTATTCCTGATTTTAGTGAATAGCACTCCTGCTTTTGCCCAAGATCCATACATAAAAACAAATAGTGGTATCGGCCAATATGGTTATCTTGAAAAAGATGCTTCAACAACCATGTTACTCAATTCAAATTCACACAGTAATATTTACCAGCTTTTTGGAAGAACGTGGTTAAATAGTACCAATATATTAACTTATCCAACTACAGCGGTAAATAATTGTACTCCAGCGACCAATATTGATCAAAGCACCACCGTTGATTATGTTTTTGGTGCCAATGCTATAGCAGGTTTAATTGCTTATACTTCGGTGCATGCTGATTATTGTGGTGGTTCAAACTCTTATGGTGGTAATCCTAATCAAACAGGGTATAATGAAAGACAACACTATCTTTTTGATTTATCAGACAGACCTTCGGATGTAACATCAAGTGTTATTCAGTTAAATCCCGGAGCGATAACGTCTCCCTATAATGTGGTTATGTCTGTAAAGATAGATTTTGGCGCTGTTTCTTCAAGGGTATTGCAGCGTTTTTGGATACAAAATACGGGTACGTTAGCGGAGAACAGTGAAATTGCAAATGATGGATTTAAAATCTATTACGAACCGGCAACAGGCTCTGAAACCTTTAACGGAACCGAAAGCAATGCAACGATTTACGGAGATTATAACAGTAATCCAACCAATAATAATTTGTATGGGCATGATGCTTTAAATATTGCTGTACCAGCGGGTGGATTGAGAGTTTATGTGGTATTAAGTAAGTTTGCGGCTTGTTTATCAACGGCAAAAACTGTTCAGGTAAGTTTGATAAATGATGGTATGAGTTTTAGCCCGGCTATGGATACTTCATTTACATTGGCCCGTGTTGGACAAACTCCTGCTGCGCCTGCATCAATTAATGTTTCTTATGCCAATATAACTTCCGGTCCTTTGGGAGGAACATATTATATTCCATCTGCCTGTTTCCCAACTGTTGCGAGTGCTGTTACAGCATTGAATGCAAACGGTGTTAATGCGGCAGTTACATTCAATGTTTTGGCAGGTTATACAGAAACCACACCGAATGGAGGATTTAATATAACCGGCACAGGAACAGCTACCAATACAATAACGTTTCAAAAATTCAGCACGGGAACTAATCCAACATTTACAGCATTTAACCCTCATACAGCAGGAAGTTATTCAGATGGTATTTTTAAAATTGTTGGATGTGATTATATTACCCTTGATGGCTTTACATTATTAGAAAATAATTTGAATACAACGACAACTGCTGCTTCAAATAATATGACTGAATTTGGTGTCGGAATATTTTTTTCAGGAGCAACCGCAGCAACCGCTAATGGCTCTCAAAATGTTACGATAAAAAACTGTACGATTGATTTAGACCGAACCTATACCAATACTATGGGTGTTTATAGTAGTTCAAGTCATACTGCAACGGGTCCAACAGGAACTGTTAGTGCCAGTTTAGCAGCAGGATCAAATAGTAATTTAACCATTACCGGCAATGCTGTTACTGATGTAAATTGTGGTATTGTTGTAATAGGCTCTTCCACTGCTGCCGCATTCAATGATGGATTAGTAATTGGTGGGTCTTTAGCTAATGCTAATACAATAACCAACTATGGAACAGCCAGCAGCGCCACAACTTTTAATTTAAGGACGAGTACTGTTAATGGAATTGTTGTTAGAAACACTAAAAATTATAATGTTTCCTATAATAGTCTTACCAGTTCAACAGCAACAACTGTAACTAGCGTTAGAGGGATTTCTGTTGAGGATTATTCTGCAACTCCAACAGGAACCATCACTAATAGCGTCACTTATAACAATATATCTGTTAGAAGTGCTAACACAAGTGGAGCTATATTGGGGATTCAATTAGACGGAACTAATGGTAGTAATAATGCAACCACTACTTCAATCAGTAATAATAACTTCTCAAATTTCGGCTACACGGCAAATTCGTCAGGAGCAGTTACTTTCATATACTATAATCAGACAGCATTAAATTTAAACATCAACAGTAATACCTTTACCAATAACACTGTTAATACTTCAGGAACTGTAGTGTTTATAAGAAATTATAGTTCTGCACTTTCCGGTGGTACTGAAAATGTGAATAGTAACAGTATCGTTACTGGTTTTACTAAATCGGTTGCGGGCAATGGAGTTTGGTTTTATGATTGCGGTACAAATAATCCACATATAGCAGCAGTAATCAATCATAACAGTAATAATTTTTCAAATGTAACCGTTACCGGAGCCACAACAATTACGGGTTGGTATAATGTGGGTGCAGCAGGTACCGGTACTTCAAAAACATATCAATATAATACGTTTTCAAATATTACCGGAGGTTCAAGTACAGTGATTGTAATGGATATTGATAAAGGCAATAATAATATAGATACGAATACAATAAGTAATGTTTCCGGAGGTAGTACTGTTATTGGAATAAATTGTGGCTCTAACTCAGGAGCAAAAAAGGTTAATGCAAATATAATTTCAGGACTATCAAGTACAACAACTACTTCTGATGTAGTAGCAATATGGGTCGCTGGTGGTGCAACACAAACGATTACCAATAATGTTATTTCCACACTGACGTCTTCTACGAATGCGGGTTCGTTTAAAGGAATTTACATGGCTATTCCGGGATCATCATCCAATTCGATAACCGGTAATACAATTAGCGGACTGACAAATAGTAGCACTGGGACTTCTTCTGCTATCAGGGGTATTCACGTTGCTCCGGCTTCCGCTTCTAATCCTGTTACCATTTCATCAAATGTTATTTATGATTTAAATGGAGCTACAACGAATACTGGCACAGGAATTTCATCTGCGATTGTTGGGATTTTGATTTCAGCTTCTACCTCAAATTCCTATACCGTTAACTTAAATACAATTTATAACCTAAATGCAACTACAACTGCAAATGCTAATATTGGTGTAGCTGCTATTGCTGCCGGAGGGGTATCATCTGGTGGGACTATGATCAGAAACAGGATTTATGGTCTTACGAACACTGCTACAGGAGCCACACCTTTTATTGTTGGGTTTTGGCCAGTTGGCGGTAGCTGGACTTTTGCAAACAACATGATATCCTTAAGTAATGGTGCCAATACTAATGGGATGCAATGTATGGGAGTCTATGATCCGGGAGGAACAAATACAAGAAATTATTATTATAATAGTATTACAATTGGAGGAAGTTCAACCGGGACACAAAATAGTGTAGCCTTGCAATTTAATACGGCGACCAGCCCTGTTGCTACCGCCAATATTTATAATAACATTTTAAATATGACAAGAACCGGGAATGGTAAGAATTATGCGTTAGCTAATTTAACTTCCGGATTGCCTAATATGAATAGTAATTACAACATCCTAAATGCAACTAATGCAGCCACAATAGTCGCGACAAATGGAATTACAGATAATAGCTTTACAACATGGCAGGCAACAGGTAAAGATGCAAACAGCCTTACGGAAGCCGTTGTATCTTTTGTAGATATTCCAACAGCAGATTTACACATAAATAACGCTACTTGTAATAGTGGTGAAGGTGGTGCATTAGTATTAGCTTCACCCAACATAATAGATTATGACAATGACGCAAGAGATGCAACAGCACCTGATATTGGCGCCGATGAATTTTCTACCTATACTTCAATATGGGACGGAACAGCATGGTCAACA is part of the Flavobacterium sangjuense genome and harbors:
- a CDS encoding T9SS sorting signal type C domain-containing protein encodes the protein MNVLNKYSLSLFKIMLFLILVNSTPAFAQDPYIKTNSGIGQYGYLEKDASTTMLLNSNSHSNIYQLFGRTWLNSTNILTYPTTAVNNCTPATNIDQSTTVDYVFGANAIAGLIAYTSVHADYCGGSNSYGGNPNQTGYNERQHYLFDLSDRPSDVTSSVIQLNPGAITSPYNVVMSVKIDFGAVSSRVLQRFWIQNTGTLAENSEIANDGFKIYYEPATGSETFNGTESNATIYGDYNSNPTNNNLYGHDALNIAVPAGGLRVYVVLSKFAACLSTAKTVQVSLINDGMSFSPAMDTSFTLARVGQTPAAPASINVSYANITSGPLGGTYYIPSACFPTVASAVTALNANGVNAAVTFNVLAGYTETTPNGGFNITGTGTATNTITFQKFSTGTNPTFTAFNPHTAGSYSDGIFKIVGCDYITLDGFTLLENNLNTTTTAASNNMTEFGVGIFFSGATAATANGSQNVTIKNCTIDLDRTYTNTMGVYSSSSHTATGPTGTVSASLAAGSNSNLTITGNAVTDVNCGIVVIGSSTAAAFNDGLVIGGSLANANTITNYGTASSATTFNLRTSTVNGIVVRNTKNYNVSYNSLTSSTATTVTSVRGISVEDYSATPTGTITNSVTYNNISVRSANTSGAILGIQLDGTNGSNNATTTSISNNNFSNFGYTANSSGAVTFIYYNQTALNLNINSNTFTNNTVNTSGTVVFIRNYSSALSGGTENVNSNSIVTGFTKSVAGNGVWFYDCGTNNPHIAAVINHNSNNFSNVTVTGATTITGWYNVGAAGTGTSKTYQYNTFSNITGGSSTVIVMDIDKGNNNIDTNTISNVSGGSTVIGINCGSNSGAKKVNANIISGLSSTTTTSDVVAIWVAGGATQTITNNVISTLTSSTNAGSFKGIYMAIPGSSSNSITGNTISGLTNSSTGTSSAIRGIHVAPASASNPVTISSNVIYDLNGATTNTGTGISSAIVGILISASTSNSYTVNLNTIYNLNATTTANANIGVAAIAAGGVSSGGTMIRNRIYGLTNTATGATPFIVGFWPVGGSWTFANNMISLSNGANTNGMQCMGVYDPGGTNTRNYYYNSITIGGSSTGTQNSVALQFNTATSPVATANIYNNILNMTRTGNGKNYALANLTSGLPNMNSNYNILNATNAATIVATNGITDNSFTTWQATGKDANSLTEAVVSFVDIPTADLHINNATCNSGEGGALVLASPNIIDYDNDARDATAPDIGADEFSTYTSIWDGTAWSTWNGVSFSSAIPTGNTNLEFTGSYSSPASLEGCACTVTSGNVVFNSSHSLTLLKKLTVAAAPTATMTFENNSSLVQINNNVNNSGNITYKRTTTPYERYDYVYWSRPVADARALSTIFSGWRTDYSFTFNTQNFADLVTAATGMAPADSFDDNGDAWVYAGPSATMTSGKGYAVMAPTSVTFSPQALPTTVSFLGVPNNGVIPIKIYESANAASTTDDFNLVGNPYPSAILADEFIADNGANTSGTLYFWTHVADVSVSNPGPSASNFVTADYALYNLTGGTRASLTGSTVPTGKVASGQGFFIEAQANNVDVVFNNSMRDKTYLNNDFFKTTNTTLETERDRLWLNLQNPDGLFSQLLVGYFEQTTLGFDWAYDGRVNTSNTQLTFYSLSQNEKYKIQARPSFSDTDLVTLGYFSIANGQFTISLDQKEGIFNTDQNIYLEDREMNIIHDLKQSPYTFTTNYGKYENRFILRYTNEALGTPDFETLNNSVVVSTKHGEMTINSYIEKIQEVTVYDVLGRQLFFAKAISNNNFVTSNITSSHQTLIVKIKLENGVMISRKIIL